In Sphaeramia orbicularis chromosome 9, fSphaOr1.1, whole genome shotgun sequence, the sequence ACACATTATGTATTATAAAGAACCAACTTTCTATCTGTGAACAGGATTACACTTGGCTGTTGGCTTTGGCAGTGGAGCTGTTCATGTACTGAATTCAAGCACTTTGGAAAGTCATCCAGAAGAGTGTTTTCATTACACTAAAGACAGCATCCAGCACATCACCTTCTCCTCAGACTCCAAGTATCTTGCCACAGCGGTGAGCAACATTATTATCAATATTAAATTTAAGATGTCAGAGATAATTTTGTGATCCATGAGCCTAAGAGGACTCTCATATTGATAAAGTATCAAAATATTATCAAACTGTTCTTATAAGTGTGACAGTTTTTAAGATAAATCTATTTCCTGACTTGTTCATACTTTAGTGTTTTTGCTACAATAAGCTGGCCAAAAAATCCATATATAGTCAAGAATTAACGTGTATCACAGCCTGTACTCATGTGTATAAAAGATTAGAGTTAAAGCCAGACTCTGCAGACTGCAATCCTGTGTCCATGTGTGTATTCTCCCATAACAATATAAATACGAAATGAATAGGATATGtgtgttcactttcaagtgtgaaatgtacattttgtttctctgacttattttaatgtttttaggaTGCTGGAAAAGCAGTTACGGTGTTCCGCTTGCAGACTAATGCAGAATCGTCTCCTCGCTGGGAGTATTTGGGCAGATATCGTTCTCACTGTAAGCCCATTCAAGACCTTCTCTTTGGAGTGTACCTGGACAGCACGCAACCCAGACTGCTATCGTTGGGCATGGATCGCCGACTGGTTTGTCCACTTTGTCAAATCTATTATATTTCGAATTAGTCTGTGGCTTTTGTGTAATGTACCATATACTTAGCATATACCTCTCTATGCATGCATGGAACTGAATAATAGGTGGAGTATGACCTGGAGAACAGCAGTGTAAACCAGCTTCTCATTTTGAGCTCAGAGCGCATTGAGCAAAGTGCTGTGCCAATGTGCATGACTTGGTACCCACCACTCTCTGCCGAGCAGTTTCTTCTTGTTACCTCAGACCAATACAAGATGAAGCTTTTCAACAGTACTACCAAGATGTGCAGGTATGAGTATCACTATGACAATATTATacttttgcattttgttttagtGGTCATTGTCAAAGTCTTGTCACATTGTCCCATGTGTTTCACAAAATCAGGAAGACTCTCCGTGGCCCAACATTTGGTTTCCCTGTTAAGAAAGTAGCAGTTGTTCCCATGTCAGAGGAAAATGAGACTAATTCATACTACATGGTGTATATGACAAATGACAAGGTCAGTGCTTTAAGTAATTTTTTTATACCGTGGGTTGAAAAGACCAAAATGGGACTCTCcgtataaaacacattttttgatcATGTGTTTTAAGAGGCAACACCCTGGATTTTGGTATGActtctattttatattttgttttcttatattaCTAGATTGGTCTTCAGATTTTACCGCTGGATGGAAATCCTTTCAAGTCCCATGCTGTGATCTGCCATCCAACAGGGGTGTCTTCTCTTGCCTGCTCTTTTGATGGACGACTTGTTTTTACCGCAGGGGGATCTGACTGCACTGTTCTGTCATGGGAGATAAGCTTGAAGTCGGTGTTAAGATTACCAGCTTGAAATGATAAAATACTTGAGcagtgtaattttcttttttctggaGCTGATTCTCTTTCTTGTGAATACAGTGCTTTGGAGGCAGCAGCTTCTCTGGGAGGAAAGGACCTGATGCCCTTTTACATTCTTATAGAAGGCGGGAGAGAAGGCAGGTTCTACAAAGTAAGTTAACCAACATCAGATGTTATAATAAGATGATAAGTTCCTCTTTGTAATGTCTCACATTTGATTATGAATTTGTGAACATTAGGAGATGGAAGAGTTTTTCTACTACTGCCAAATCTGTCATCAAGGCATTGGCACAAAGGAGAAACGACAAGTGTCTGACAAAATTCCCCTGACAGAGGTTCCCTCTTTAATGAGGGCTTTGGGCTACTTCCCTTCTGAACAAGAGGTATAGAGTATGTAGATTAAATTTTCCAATACATAAACACTGCAAATGTTACAGGTCACAGTAAAGGTGAAACACTATATCATTTTAACCAGATTGAAGACATGCAAAATGAGGTCAAGTTCAGCCAATATGCTGAAACAGGCAAATATGTGACAGACATCAACCTGGAGGAGTTTATAAAGCTTTATATCAACCACCGGCCAGCATTCGGCATCTCCAGTCATGACCTCGTTCAAGCTTTTCACATTCTTGGTGATAGTAGCAGTACAAGACAGCCTGTTCTGAAGAGGCATAAGCTGCTGGAACTTCTGCAACTTCAAGGTATGGAACCTGTTCATTCAAAAAGAATCATTCTACTTTTATTCAGTTGAGATTTTAAATGTAacacaaaatatttgattttcagcTGAGTATGTGTGGTATTCTACTGTCAGTGGGCGTTTTTTATGATCTTTGACAGGAGAACCTATGACAGAGGATGAGGTGGCACAGTGTTTTTCTACACTTTTATGCctcactgaagaagaagaagaaagggaagGTTCTGAACATAGCATTTCTGAATCTGAAGGTACATAAAAGAAAAATTAGTAAATTATAAATTCAGAATTCACCTGACTGGAGATAAAAATTCATTACTtcttatgtgtgtgcatgtgtgtgtctaggTAAAGATTCTGACTTTTCACTGGAGGGTGCGATCCCAGATGAGGTATCTCTGACAACATTTACAAGTCACATCCTGGGCTTTCCATCTTTTGGAGACCAGACAAGCGAATCTCCTCCTCCAGAATCTAATCATTCTGCAGATGTGATTCTGGAGGAGGAGACTTGCTAGTCTCCTCCTCCAGAATCACATGATGATAATGGGATGTGAATCTTTAACTACTTTAAATGTTGATGTTTTGTAGTTGAATCTTGAAAATAATAAAGTGTTTTAAGTCCATATCATGTGACATATTTCTTAAAagattatatattaaaaaatcacttaataattaCATCACAGGCCAGGGAACATGTCACACACAAGATCATGTGAAAATCCAGATGACATTTCATttgtatattattctgtatatttgtatattaatTATAATTCTGCCAGCGCAAAGACAACCCTCAATCTCATTCAAGGTGGAAAGACAtcagcacatttttatttaagctattttgtttttgtttttttgttttttgggggtttttttgcggGGGGGGCTGTTTTTGATAAAGCAGGGAGGCAGGAACGGGAGGGTGGACAACATATGTGCAAGGCcttcttttgtgttttatttacttaGAAACAACTATACCAATTTGATATTCTTTATTAGGACCACAACATAGATTTAAGTACAAACAATGTGTCTAATTTAGGTCACTTTATCCTGGTCTACTACATTCTTTACCACATCAACTCTTGACTGCTTCTAAGATTTTATCACAAAACAATGTATTGTAAAATATGTCACAGATCATAAAGCATCTCACAGTATAACTTGTTACAGTTTCATTCATCTCAGCTGACTacaaataaaacactaaatataaaGTAATGATACCATGTTAATTTGAGCTATTCTGCAATGagtagacatatatatatatatatatatatatatatatatatatatatatatatatatatatatatgtgtgtgtgtgtgtgtgtgtgtgtgtgtgtgtgtgtgtgtactaccagtcaaaagtttggactcacctggtttttctttattttcattactatttacattgtagattctcactgaaggcatcaaaactatgaatgaacacgttttatactttagattcttcaaaatagccacattttgcttttgttactgctttgcacattcttggcattctttctatgagcttcatgaggtggtcacctgaaatgttttctaacagttttggagttcccagtgatgctgagaacTTGCTGGCCATTTAAAGttcatctcatgccatttaaatgagaagtgaGTCCAAACCTTTGACtggtttcatatatatatatatatatatatatatatatatatatatatatatagatatagatagatagatagatagatagatagatagatagatagatagatagatagatagatagatagatatacacacacacacacacatatatataggtgtgtgtgtgtgtgtgtgtgtaatagtgAAAACAGGAAGAAATTGGAGGAACAAATGAGTCAGTATTTCTGTTTACAGTTCTAATTCATACAAAATAAacgaataaataagaataaagtacaaaaaacatttttaaaaacatgaCAGCCTTGCCTACCATGTGATAACTTACAAATATTATTGTAAATTATTGCGTAGTAATGTTAAAATCATGCTCAGATTACTTTTACCTTAGATTAAAGGTTTTCTAAAATGCCCGGCAAGTAGTTTAACAATAAAGCTGAAGTGATCGCAGAACAGTGAGTTTTTGTGCCATTTTTGCAGCTCAGTGTCTGGACAAGAAACGAACGAACTCGGGTTTATTTTGAGTGTGGTGGGTGGGGCtctgactctgaccaatcagagacgCGCTCACACAGGAACTTCCTGCTCCGGACAGAAAACCCCAGAGCAGTTTTTCGTCACAGCTGGTCTGCGCGACTCTTCGCTACGTCAACTATCAAACAACGCAACGACAAGTTAACTTGGTTCATTAATTATTAACGCAGTGCCTTAAAAATGAGTGAACAAAGGAGAACTGCTACACGGCATGAAAGTGAAAAACTTTAACAGCCAGCCTCGCCCGCGTTTTCCAGCGCCGTGGCCAAGCCTCATGAAAGGGAGAGTTTTATTGTTCTAGCTCGCTGGCTAACGTTAGCTATTTGTCCGATGAGTTACCGACATGGATACTAGGGAGATGTGTTTACGGCAGAAGTACCGGCGGCCACCGGTGAGCGTTAAGCAGGAGCAGGATGACGACTCGGACGCGGAGGAGAGTCACCTGGGGCTGAAGAGGACGGAGGACGGATCCCAGATCATCCACAGCGGACACTTCATGGTGTCCTCGCCCCACAGTGAGCACCCACCGAAGAAAGGCTACGACTTCGACACTGTCAACAAACAGACCTGTCAGACCTATCACTTTGGAAAGGCCAGCACCTCTCACCTCTCCATAGACGCATCACTGACCAAACTGTTTGAGTGCATGACCCTGGCATACAGGTACACACAGCCTGCAGCCCCAC encodes:
- the cfap251 gene encoding cilia- and flagella-associated protein 251, whose amino-acid sequence is MSDGEVQRHEQQHNEEMEENHPPGHEKERMRTSSEQKDEEAGFSAKTETKKVHVNGQSHVYSATRDTLFQNDIPNITRTHALSLEWVFGMNPALPVVSLQDHNQLVILYTGAHVGIIYNHSSNSQHILQGHFSPISCVCVSEDRRWIATGDKGPKTMVMIWDSYSGIPVHTFFNCHPEDGVAAMTFSRDTKLLATIGAGEIQDVCIWDWTNETEKPLFSIEINPEYGFQKYFLFNPNDNNQLLSSSENHVLWYSTAEGSLKYYGLKVRQHSEKATSRFNAAADTYASPGSDQSSYMTGVSANQSVFHWRKPQVLTATRVGTIVEWDVDREFTVGQNFSLPRTSRILNVQSAPITVFTVTDSCFVTGDTQGHIHFYDENFISLRQYTQFNLDAIVSISFSKECTEGYLEDCTPEAKPVIIRNFIVSTVSSTVFHVNARTDIPQILFRKDCAPVHALACHPKQPFVVIGNVSGVLNVWNYNNKCIMCSRIFDSQMEKQIQCVTYDPQGLHLAVGFGSGAVHVLNSSTLESHPEECFHYTKDSIQHITFSSDSKYLATADAGKAVTVFRLQTNAESSPRWEYLGRYRSHCKPIQDLLFGVYLDSTQPRLLSLGMDRRLVEYDLENSSVNQLLILSSERIEQSAVPMCMTWYPPLSAEQFLLVTSDQYKMKLFNSTTKMCRKTLRGPTFGFPVKKVAVVPMSEENETNSYYMVYMTNDKIGLQILPLDGNPFKSHAVICHPTGVSSLACSFDGRLVFTAGGSDCTVLSWEISLNALEAAASLGGKDLMPFYILIEGGREGRFYKEMEEFFYYCQICHQGIGTKEKRQVSDKIPLTEVPSLMRALGYFPSEQEIEDMQNEVKFSQYAETGKYVTDINLEEFIKLYINHRPAFGISSHDLVQAFHILGDSSSTRQPVLKRHKLLELLQLQGEPMTEDEVAQCFSTLLCLTEEEEEREGSEHSISESEGKDSDFSLEGAIPDEVSLTTFTSHILGFPSFGDQTSESPPPESNHSADVILEEETC